A region of the Channa argus isolate prfri chromosome 14, Channa argus male v1.0, whole genome shotgun sequence genome:
CGGATTTTTCAGCctttccaaatgttttcaaatgccTGAGTGTTCACAAAGGTTGATTGTCTGCTGCCATCTGCAGGCCTTTTCGCAGGAAACTATTAAGAAGCACTAAGGTACAGTATGACTAAAAGTCAGTGTGGCAGGTTCAGTAGATGTCCCCTTTTTTCACAAGTACTTTCATGCTGTGTCCTGCAACAGAGCTAATGAGGAGGGGCTAGTATCATTTCAGAGAACAATCCATAAGAGCATTGTTGGTCGTTGCAACTGTCCAGCAACTGTTCATTAAAAGATTTATTATCTTCAACAAATTTCAATCTCTCTGAAGGTATACaaatgaggaaaacacacaaactaacaaGAGGTAACTCTACCCTGAGAtacagacttttattttattaagcaagttttaaaaaattgcacaAGCAAtaagaatatatttttacattttctaggGAAAGCATTTCAACCActtactgtctgtctgtcttatTATTACTGTCTGAATATCTTCCTCTTATTTATTGATTCTCCACCTGGTAAAAGCCCACTATAGCTACAGTTTTACACTGATGGCCACAGAGCAGCTTCCGTCAAATCAGCCATGGGATTCTGTTGCATTGTTGAGATTTTAGCGTAAAGGTGAATGGATTTCATGAGCCTTTAAACTGTGGAGTAACTCACAGAGGAAGGTGAGGTGACCGACCTGGTACAATtacatacacatattttttgtgtgcctctaaaacacattttctcctaTTTATTcatcaccaaaaacaaacaacaatgcaATGGTTTCTATTGATTGTCAGACAGATCTATCTGGCTGCTTTTCACAGCTCTGTGATGGGTGTGGCAGTGTTTGTCTCCCTCTACTGTCACCAGTGGGAAAACAAGTTGTAGGACAACATGTTAAATTGATTGCTGCTGTCACTGCAGACTGCTTTGCCTTTCCTCATGCCATCAGTGACTCAACGATGTGCTTTCTTGCACTCAAACAATGAAGTTGGTTTTTCCCATAACAAACAGATTtctgcttgccttgtacctcacttgtaagtcactttggataaagggtctgctaaatgactaaatgtaaatgttaaggCAGAAAACCTGTTTGTTGACCTGATTTTGAATAACTTTCATGTGgggaaatatgaataaaaataaatcatgtattTAGGTTTGTGCCACAATTTAGCTTCCTAGCTGTTTATGTGGCCTGTTTCTGTGTCTAGTGCACTGTGTGCAGCTGGACAGACCTGTTTTCATCCACTCACTCTCTTTAGAAAGACCTGAGCACTTAGTCTTCATAGTTATAACATTTtacttattaataaaaatgagatatgaaattaattatttctcACTGTGTCTGGCGTCTGCAGTTTTGTCCAAACATTCTGTGAACTCACAACCCCTTTTGAATACTTTATTTAACTCATTTAACAGAAACTAAAATTATCTTCACATTAACATTATagtttaaaaagtgtgttttatatGTCTAACATTACATACATCAGCTACATTTAGTAAATGCTTTATCAGAATTCCCcccaaaatatattttcctttttatagtAGCTACACTGTGTCCAACTGAGTGTTGCAGTATAACTGGATTACTGTACAAATTCCTCTGATTTAATACAAGCAAAGTGCCCCATTATTTACATCGAACCAGCACATGCGCGCAGGAGGAGCTAATCGCTGGTGTGAAGCTCGCGCCATTGTTTGACAGCATCACAAAGAGCGCTTCCACTTTCCAGCATCACGTTTGGGCTATAATACTTGGGCATTGTGAATGGTGACAGCAGGCAGCAGGACGGATGATTTGCTTTTTCACACTTGCAACCCCCCCTCAAGTCCATACCTGTGGAGGTTTTATGAGTGTGTTTTCTCTAAAGATGCTGTAAAGGTGAAGTGACTGCGCGCCAGCTCTTCACAAATAAGTAAAAGACTGCACAGTGAGATGGCTGAGGCAATGTTCAAGGATTCGTTTCCACCTCTGAAAGAGCTGGAAAATAAGGTTGGCCGGAAGACACCGGAGAGTCTCCTAGTTTGCATAAGGGATGCTGAGTGCGACGGCGACGGCGCTCGGGGGTCTGACGTGGTGGACAGGAGCGAGCATCCTTCTGCCTGGAGCGATGGCATTTCTGACAAAATCAGCTGCTTAAAAAGAGAGatggtaaaaaacaaataaataaaagtttctcTGCAATGATTCATTCTATTAAGAACTGTGGAAAAAGAGTTTGCTGTGTTAGTGTGCTTTAGCATACCCGTGCATACCTTCATAGCTGGGCATTGCTAAAACTTGCACAacttgtttcagcaatcaccaCTCTCTTTGTTCTGATGCCATGTTTTACTATGATCCTGTCACCTGTCACCTGTCCCTCCACCACACCCCTCACCTGTTTTCTCTGTCCCTCACCTCCattcattttacacatcctGCCTAGATTCCTCTAACATCTGTGTTCTTCCCTCCCAcatctgtttctttgtcttATGTATTCTGTATGTCTTCTGTCTTGTAGTCAAATGAGCATACAAACAGGGGCTTCACTAGTGGGGGCATGGTGACCTCGAACCAAAAGGGCCATGTGGTTAAGTGCTGGTGAAATCCATTCATTTGTGTTCCCGTATAAGCCTGCATTGTGTTTTATCTAACTCCATGCATACAGCGGTGGCTGCGTTCTGCTGATGTGAGGATTCTGTGCCAGCTGGTGACTGTGCATGAAGGTATTGAGGCTGTGCATTGGCTAATGGACAACCGTGGAGCCTTAGCCAGCCGAAGTAGTAGTTTAACAGGCAGTCTGAGCAGCCTGGTGACTGTGGAGGAGTCTGGGCCCTGGAATTCTCCCTGCAGGTAATTACCCGATTTACTTTTGCTTAAATGGATCACTTACAGCACATCAGAAGTATTATTAGTAAGTTTACTTTTGAGCTTTTATCAAAAAACCTAAAGAAGCTTTTAGCTAAACCAGTCTGAGTGCAGCCTttgttcagttttcagttttaggGCTCATACTATACTTCACATGTGACTTCTGTGATTTCTGCTATAGCTCCCACATTGAAAGAGTGAGTCCAACCTGCCCTCAAGATTTGACTGAAACCACTGGAGAGGAATCAGAAGATCCACCAGCACAACACAAATATGATGGTGATTCAGACTTCAAAAACTACATTAATGTGACGATGCCCAAATCTTCTGGAGCAAGACTTCCTTGCCACTCCAACTCTAATGTTGAAGAAGTCATTTGTTCCACACATAGCGAGCGTGCTCGGGCACTGACTAGTGCCAGTTTACAAAAGTCAGAACAGCCAGACGTAGATACAGGTCCATTACAAGCCTGTAGATCTGGTGCCAACACCATCAGAAGAGCTCTGCTCAGATCTAGCAGGGTAAGAAGAGAATTGAATGTAGatactgtttttttcctctctaaaCAGTCAggggagacacagacagagcacCGCACTAAGGAGAGTTTCAAAGCTCATCACAACAGTAAAGTGCAACATGACCAGAGCACACCCGATATGGATAAGCTTCTGGTGGGCTATGATGCTCAGTGGTGCTGGGTGGACTCACAGGATGATGTGACATTTTTATGATCTTACTGTGAGCACAATTTAAATGGTTGCAAGCTGTTTGAACCGGGATGTAAAATACACTTTGAAAAGATAGAGGTTTAAATATGAATGTCATTATTAGACCCCTCAGTCTGTCCTTTCCTGATTTTGTTATACGGTTTAATTATCTATTTTCATAAGCGCTATCTTTTTTTCATATTCCAACATACTGTATCAAGCacggaaaaaaataatattattgtatttttgttaatgATATTTGACTTAAATGTGTTCTACACACTGAGTATTTCATTAATAATATTGGTTAAgaactttttcatttaattgtataagagaaaaaaaactattgatAAAACCACTACAGTAATGAACTATTTTCTCTGATTATTTCATCACTTAATGTCCTGCcctgttaaaatattttataacgCTGGCTATAATCCAACAAGAAACAGTTAGGATTTTGGACATGATGCCATTGTTCTGCCAAATTATTATGCAGTCATGAgcctaaaatatattttaagaaaCAAGGCAAAGAACAGTTGGGGGGGGTTTTGTGCTTCTGTTTTGTATCTTAaccaaaacagcagaaaagtgTGAATGAACGTCTGTAGCAGAGGTGTTAagtaaataagtacatttactcaagtactgtacttaagtgtAAATTTGCAGTACATGTACTGAAGTATTTCAATTTTAGACTACTTTTACTCCACACCAAGTGGAAgacaatattgtatttttactccactatTTTTACTCCATCTATTTTACTGCTTTAGTTACTAGTTTGCATATGAAGATTCTTTATACAAAATGTAGTAACTTTATCAAAGATGAGGTTTTTGTTTCAAAATTGGTCATACTTTTAATTAagtattttttgccattttcttttactttttggaGTTTGTCAAACTCTTCTAGAATGGACTTGTggattcatgttatcaacagcttCAAATTcagtacaataaaaatgtaaattgttgtCAGAATGGAGTGCTTGTAGTTTTGATGTTCAAgtaaaattttgattttaaatacatatttaaattgaattaaattcagAGCACTGTTGCACATCACCTTAAGTACAGAAATTGAAGCAGTACTTCTACTTGACTGTATTATTTTTAGgcaaatacttttacttaagttttgagtttgtgtacttccacCACCATTGATGTGTAATGGGTTGGTCATTttgggaaaaaattaaaaacattaccaaaaacagaaatgtgtctgCAAACAGAgaatgcaaacataaaaaacataactaCGTGTATCAGTTATCTCAACCAACCAttagaaagtaaaaaagaaaaaagaaaatgtttatcgCACTTTGGCTACCCAGTGAGTACGTGTCAGTAATTTTACTATTGGTGTAGGGATTTgtcaaaaaataagaaaaataccgCCTTTATCCTTAAATTGTTGgcataagtaaaataaatggtaaatcaaATCCTAATCCTGTCAGCTTTACTAAACTTTGTAATTTAATGCTTTTCAGTCTCTTCCCGTCGAAGCCCATTTGCTATAGGCCGGCGTTGCATtcactgtttttctctctcttatattaactgttattttaatttggaaGCGTGCATCATCGGTGGAATATGTGGTCTGTGTATTACATTTTGCactgctccccccccccaaaaaaaaaaattcttttatgtttatgtaattttataAGCACAAAATCTCTTGTATGTGTATCTTTGCATCAATTCGACACTCCCTTGTATTTCCGACAGGCCGTAAAGGTTGCACTCATGGTATTTTGTGACGTCGTGTATTGACATAGAAACCCGGAAGTTTTGTGAAACTAATGGGTTTTACCTGTAACGGTAGGATAATGTGGTGAAACTTAGTGCCTAAAGAACGATGTAACAGTTCGGACAGTCTGAAAGGAATTatggatgtttgtttttttcgtGGTCTCGTATTCGTCGCTCTGACGGCTTGGACATTAGGAGAGGGTATGTGTTTCTAGCAAGAGCAGCGAAGTCAGACGAAAGTGTTAGCATGTTTGCTAACTGTTGGTTTAGCGCTAGGTTAACGCCGCCTGAATTCAAGTGACTCTGTCATTGCACAGCCTGTAGTGTGAAATGACGATAGGCTTAAAACAACATGTAGACTTTTGAGGAGTAATAGCTAACAGGTATGAAGGTTACCACATTTGTCTTaattttctcattaatttaaagtcctaatagtttttttttaacatgactgTTACTGCCTGACAGTCAACAACGTTTAGCCTCTTGAAGTTTTTGTCTTGACATCATTCCTTTGGTAAGGTATAATCGGTAAACAAAGAAAGTTAATAAACTTCTTTATTTGACAAAAGAAGACACAAGACTATTATATGAATGTCATTTAATTTCTTGAGCTGCATTATAAATCAGATAGAAGATCGGGAGGAAATAAACGTTAAGCAGTAGCTATTTTGATAATCAAACTGTTGAAATAATGTGTTTGCACGTTTGATTAGAAGGAATTTGTAGATGgatatttttatgtgatttgAATTGCCATCATTGCGTTGCTTACACAATGAAAACCATGTGCTACACAGATGGACAGGTGACGTTTGTATCTGAGCTGTCATCCAAACTGGCTCAAAAGTTATCAAAATATGCTTGGTACGGCAACGTGAGGCTGCAGAGGTTTCAGATACCAGAGGAGACTGCAATCGCTCGCTGGGTGTTTACTGTCACCAAGGGCCACAACTTCTATTGTGGACAGCACAACGTCAGCATGTAAGTGTCCACCTGGCTTTACAGTTCTTTACTTTTAATCgcttctgttgtgttgtgttgtgttgtgctgtgctgtgctgttctGTTGTGTGTAATGATGTCAGGCTTCCTGATCTCTCTTCATACTATGTTTTGCAGTTTCTATGCTgaataatttcttctttttctcttgtaGCCATATTCGATGGGCTGCCCCTCCAGTCATAAACCCAATAGGTCTGGTGTTTCCCAATGCAACACTATGGAAACCCAGCCTGTCTTTGACTCTACCGGTAACATCACACACCTCTACAACTTTTAACCTCACCAACCCTGCTCCCGGTGATTGGTACATTGCTGCTCACTTGCCTGAGGATGATGGGCGCATCGAACAGAAGGTCTGTGTATTGTTTACAGAACTTGATTTTGGGTGTTGTAGTCATTGCTGTCATCAGTGTTTTGCTGAGAAAGTATGTGCTTGGCTCACCTATTAATACAATTTCCTCTTACtatttgcattttatcttttgtaatttttgtgtgcgtgtgtgagaatTCCCTATTGTTGTACTGTTTTCCGTCTTCTGACTCATTGCGGATCTTAACTTACTCATTAAACCAGGATAATCTGTATAAAGATGGAATGCAAATTCATTAACGAGAaccatgcacacaaaaatgtaaatgttatgtaatttatttattatttttgtctaaCTTTTTGTATAACTTTTATCTGTTAGGGCTTTCCATCCTGTTCCTACTTCTTCCAGCCTCAGCTGTCAATCAGGAGGGCAGTGGATACCCCCATTTTACAGCAGGGCTCACTTCTCCAGCAGACTGCAGGCCCTGACAAACCTGCACGCCTTAAGTAAGAAATGTTCAGGCATTTATGTgtagcaattttattttaattggttaaactgtctgtgctgtttgtttaattacacagttaatgtatttttatctgtgttAGGCTGTATGTTCCGGAGTTTGCTTCttctctctccgtctctgtGGCTGACTGTTTATCAGGAGAGGGAGCAGATGGTAGAAACTGTTCGCTCATTCTCAGGCTTGGCTCCATCGCTCCGCAGCAGTCCCCAGTGACAGTGAACTGCTCAGGGATTAGCTGCTCTGCAATGCTCTCTAACCCACCTTGGGACACCTGGTTACGAGTTTTTGTTGAGAGCAGCAAAGAAAACCATACTGTGACCTTTAACATTGTCTCGAGCTACACAGGTGAACACAGAAACGTCTACCTTTAAGAGAGAACTTATGCCATTATCTAAATTATTGTAATGTCAATGCAGACATTACAACCAACAATAAATTGTCTAATATAATGTAAGTCTGAAACcaggattagcttgtttgtctgtaacTTATacctctgttgttgttcaaAGACTGATTTGAACTCCAAGGTCATAAAATTGCAGATGCTCAACCAACTGCTTAGGAATGTAGTAAAAAAACAGCGGTGATCTGTGCGTCTGGCTGATGTTTTACCCCTAAGTACAgaaaattgattgttttttgtttctcttttttgtctgtatGGGGAATACAGTTAATTTTGGAAACTTAGCGTTCTTCCTTttgtttcacacatttattCTGTGCTCTAATTCATTAACTTACATCCCATTCTGCATTCTCTGTGTATTCACCTCAGTGAAATGTAAGCCAACAAGTGTAGGCCTTAAAGCAGAAGATGGCATTAACGGGCTCCGTAGCAACAGCAGCTTTGCTAACACAACATCAGCAGGGAACCACTCTGTGGTTAGCGACACAATCACCCTTAGCAACAAATCAGTGCTAACACCGCTGTTGCCATCGGCCTGCGTGTGGAGCATCCCCGTGCTTTACGAGGAGGTGGATGTCCTGTCGCTCAGATTCATGGCTGTTAATGGACCAAACGTCAGTGTTACAAATACACACCCAACCCTGCTCACCTACCCCCTGTTCACACAGGCCACTGGTGGTACACTGAACCTGCAGCTTTCACTTAACATTGTgagtaagacaaaataatgaaaagttaAACATCTGGTACAAGAGTCACAAAGCCAATCacttatactgtgtgtgtgtgtgtgtgtgtgtttgtgtgtgtgtgtgtgtgtgtgtgtgtgtgtgtgtgtgtgtagactaaTGTAACCCTTGGGAACAGTAGTAATGTGGTGGCCTGTCTGTCTCCCTGGGCTCCAGTCCTCGACCTATACAACTCTCAACCTTGTCACACAGGTAGTACAGACACCTAACAGCTAACTGCTGTTGCAGTTTTACCATAAATATGTGCATAATaacaagatttttaaaataacattgaagccttcattgtttgtgtgtttatctgcaGCTTTGTTTGGAGGATACAATATTCAGGTAAATTCCAGCACTCCTAAAGCTGTGCTCAGGCTTCCTTTCCCTGAGTCAGCAACATGGTACCTAACCCTGCAGCTCACATGCAACAggtaaaatacacacattccaGCATATTGcatttgtatataaaaatagatttttgcaTTTCTAAGTCTATGAAACATAGTCCCTgcacattttccattaaattgGGATATCAGTGCTTTCCATGGGCAGTAGATGTTTTCGAATGTAATGCATACAAACTGACACACTGTAAGCCTTCAGTAAATAATGGCCCCTGTTTGTGTTGACATTATGCACATTTTGTACCATGAGTCACACATTTGCTCTTTATCAGTGCCCCTTATCTCTGTCCATGTTAAATTTGCTTGATCGcgaatatttgtttttctcaaagatatacagtatagtTGATATATCATTTAATACATGTTTTCAACACACGTTGATGTATAgcttttttctgtatttaaactAAAAGACACACTTCAAATCTTTGAACATGTAAATCTGAGTTAGGATGTTTAGCTCACCCTTACATTCCTTTAggttgtgttcattttaaaacaaatagattATCATAATTGGACAAAGGCATTGAGATTAAAATTTCTATAAATCATTCTGAGAATATGTCATTGAAGATTTTCTggcatccaggtttggttatccaaagATTTAATAATGTCAACTCTTGGATAGAAATGTTTCGCTACTTattcaagcagcttcttcagtctgaatgaAGTGGCTACGGAACCCTGTTATATACTCAAAATTAttctttgttccaccctggcctgaataggcttgtTAAGGTGAGAGGTGGGAACAGaatggagtcatcaagatgtaacgattatgttaggtgtggccctcttggtggatgtgtgaagtggtcctaatcttcctggggatggatgaaagggcagcatgaaaaatgggagacagattGTACCTGAAGCCTCCttctctgttgagagaagggttctccatgtgaacataaattgCTTCACATGCTCCTCACTCATACCATCTgccttctctgtccaaaatgtgtacattgtcaTCCGCAAtcgagtgtcctttgtccttcaggtgtaagTACACTGCTGAATCTGATCCTGATGTGTTGTGTTGCTTTGCCTGTGCTGGGCCATCCAtcttgtgtagaggctgtttggtttctctaATGTAGAGCTCTGAGCACTCTTCACTGCATCGGACTACATACACTACATTGTTCTTCTTGTGTTTAGCTTCCTGCCTCTCCTTCTTGATCTTCACATGCAGGTGCGTCCCTACTCACATCCTTTTGAGTATTCAATTGCTTTGCAGTAGTggtgaagcttttttttttaccaccctCTGCCCTCCCTGGCTTGATATTTGAAGGACACTTTATGTGCTCTTTAGGTTTGTCTACTATGTCCCCATAGTAAGGGTACAGTGTTCACAAACTCCACTACATCTATAAACATAACCTTACCCTCCTGTTTGTTATAAATGTCATAAGCCACATTCCTCCACTTCTTTCTCAACTTGTATGTTGGCTGCAGCATTAAGCTCTTCCATATATTCCAAATCTGCCATTGCTTTCACACAATTGGTTAGAAAAAGAGCTAATACATTGAGCACTTCACCATCTTCAGCCTTAATTGTTTGCCAACTTAAGGCTTTTTCCATTTAGGCTACTGATATTTTATACTCATTGccaaaatgctcctttaaaagcTTCCGGG
Encoded here:
- the LOC137140626 gene encoding leucine rich adaptor protein 1-like codes for the protein MAEAMFKDSFPPLKELENKVGRKTPESLLVCIRDAECDGDGARGSDVVDRSEHPSAWSDGISDKISCLKREMRWLRSADVRILCQLVTVHEGIEAVHWLMDNRGALASRSSSLTGSLSSLVTVEESGPWNSPCSSHIERVSPTCPQDLTETTGEESEDPPAQHKYDGDSDFKNYINVTMPKSSGARLPCHSNSNVEEVICSTHSERARALTSASLQKSEQPDVDTGPLQACRSGANTIRRALLRSSRVRRELNVDTVFFLSKQSGETQTEHRTKESFKAHHNSKVQHDQSTPDMDKLLVGYDAQWCWVDSQDDVTFL
- the pgap6 gene encoding post-GPI attachment to proteins factor 6 isoform X1 yields the protein MDVCFFRGLVFVALTAWTLGEDGQVTFVSELSSKLAQKLSKYAWYGNVRLQRFQIPEETAIARWVFTVTKGHNFYCGQHNVSIHIRWAAPPVINPIGLVFPNATLWKPSLSLTLPVTSHTSTTFNLTNPAPGDWYIAAHLPEDDGRIEQKGFPSCSYFFQPQLSIRRAVDTPILQQGSLLQQTAGPDKPARLKLYVPEFASSLSVSVADCLSGEGADGRNCSLILRLGSIAPQQSPVTVNCSGISCSAMLSNPPWDTWLRVFVESSKENHTVTFNIVSSYTVKCKPTSVGLKAEDGINGLRSNSSFANTTSAGNHSVVSDTITLSNKSVLTPLLPSACVWSIPVLYEEVDVLSLRFMAVNGPNVSVTNTHPTLLTYPLFTQATGGTLNLQLSLNITNVTLGNSSNVVACLSPWAPVLDLYNSQPCHTALFGGYNIQVNSSTPKAVLRLPFPESATWYLTLQLTCNSSDCGNTSVVSVVPEVFISACVEDCGKYGECRLLRSYSYLYSACACKAGWSGWGCTDNSTALSYSQQLTATMLLTLSNLFFLPAIIVALKRFYITEASVYLFTMVFSTFYHACDQPGVAVLCIMDYNTLQYCDFLGSVCSFWVTILCMARVKETFKYTLFMLGALLIAMSMQLDRKGLWNLLGPILCALLFMVTTWVYRGARRRHCYPPSWKRWVFYLVPGIACALIGVCLYIFAETEDNYYYTHSLWHMLVATCVVFMLPPKERKREDLGWSRGWSWNWRPRVCGYTLCQSSKEELYTVT
- the pgap6 gene encoding post-GPI attachment to proteins factor 6 isoform X2, whose amino-acid sequence is MDVCFFRGLVFVALTAWTLGEDGQVTFVSELSSKLAQKLSKYAWYGNVRLQRFQIPEETAIARWVFTVTKGHNFYCGQHNVSIHIRWAAPPVINPIGLVFPNATLWKPSLSLTLPVTSHTSTTFNLTNPAPGDWYIAAHLPEDDGRIEQKGFPSCSYFFQPQLSIRRAVDTPILQQGSLLQQTAGPDKPARLKLYVPEFASSLSVSVADCLSGEGADGRNCSLILRLGSIAPQQSPVTVNCSGISCSAMLSNPPWDTWLRVFVESSKENHTVTFNIVSSYTVKCKPTSVGLKAEDGINGLRSNSSFANTTSAGNHSVVSDTITLSNKSVLTPLLPSACVWSIPVLYEEVDVLSLRFMAVNGPNVSVTNTHPTLLTYPLFTQATGGTLNLQLSLNITNVTLGNSSNVVACLSPWAPVLDLYNSQPCHTALFGGYNIQVNSSTPKAVLRLPFPESATWYLTLQLTCNSDCGNTSVVSVVPEVFISACVEDCGKYGECRLLRSYSYLYSACACKAGWSGWGCTDNSTALSYSQQLTATMLLTLSNLFFLPAIIVALKRFYITEASVYLFTMVFSTFYHACDQPGVAVLCIMDYNTLQYCDFLGSVCSFWVTILCMARVKETFKYTLFMLGALLIAMSMQLDRKGLWNLLGPILCALLFMVTTWVYRGARRRHCYPPSWKRWVFYLVPGIACALIGVCLYIFAETEDNYYYTHSLWHMLVATCVVFMLPPKERKREDLGWSRGWSWNWRPRVCGYTLCQSSKEELYTVT